The genomic stretch CCGAGCGCCGGCAGCGCCCGGCCAACAGCACCCTCGTCTCCTACCGGATCGAGGTGGGCCGACGCCAGCGCGTCGAGCCCCGCCAGATCGTGGGGGCGCTCGCGAACGAGGGTGGCCTCAATCGCGGTGACTTCGGCCACATCGACATTCGCCCGGACTTCTCGATCGTCGAGCTGCCCGCCGACCTGCCGCAGGAGGTGCTCGATCGCCTCGCTGACACCCGCATCAGCGGCCAGCTGATCGAGCTCAAGCCGGACCGCCGTCCGAGCCGCGCCGGCGCTGACCGCGGCGGACGCCCCGCCGGCCCCAGCCGCACCACGGAGCGCCCGGAGCGCAAGCCGCGCTACTGACGCCCTCCGCGAGATGCCACTTATGCGGGCCGATACCGGCGTGTCGCCCTCACAAGTGGCATCTCGCGGAGGGGGGAGCGGAGGGGGGCGGGGCGAGGGGGGAGTTAGCGGCGGAGGATGTGGCGGGCCAGGATGTTGCCGAGCAGTTGGACGAGCTGGACGATCACGACGATCACGAGCACCGCGGCCCAGGTGACGACCGGCTCGAACTGGCGGTAGCCGTACTGGATCGCGAAGTCGCCCAGCCCACCCGCGCCGATCGCACCGGCCACCGCCGACATGTCGATGACGGCCACGACCACGAACGTGTAGCCCAGGATCAGCGGGCCGAGCGCCTCCGGCAGCAGGACCGTGCGCACGATGCGGAACCGGCTTGCTCCGACCGAGCGCGCGGCCTCGATCACGCCGGGCTGCACGGTCAGGAGGTTCTGCTCCACAATGCGCCCGATGCCGAACGCGGCGCCGAGCGAGAGGGTGAAAACGATCGCATTCGGGCCGATGCCGGTGCCGACCACGAGCCGGGCCAGCGGCTGGGCTGCGGCGATGAAGATGATGAACGGAATCGGGCGGAACACGTTCACGATCACGTTGAGCAGCCCGTACACCACCCGGTTCGCGAAGAGCGCGCCGGCGCGGGTGAGCGCGAGGCCCAGGCCGATCAGCAGGCCGCCGAGCCCGCCGAAGACGAGACTCAGCGCGACGATGTACAGCGTCTCGCCGGTGGCGTCGCGGAGCTTGGGCAGGAGCGGGATCAGCTCGTTCATCGAGGTACCTCCGTGAGGGCGACGTGTCCGCTGAGGCGGGCGAGGAGGGGATCGACGTCGTCGTCCGGCGCGTCGAGGGCGACGGTGAGGTGGCCGAAGGCCCGTCCACGCACGTCGGTGATGCCTCCGTAGACCAGCTCCAGCGGCACTCCGGCCGCTGCGACCTCGGCGAAGACGTCGCCCTGCGAGGCGGAGTCGTCCGAGAACGAGAGCGTGACGAGTCGGCCGCGGTGGCGCGCGCGCAGCACCGCCGCCTCCGCTGGCGAGGGCACCGAGCGGACGACCGTGGAGACGAAGCGGCGGGTGACCGGCTCGCGCGGGGCCGAGAACACGTCGAAGACGGGGCCGCGCTCCACGATGCGACCTGACTCCATCACCGCGACCTTCGTGGCGAGCCGGCGCACCACGTCCATCTCGTGGGTGATCACGACGATGGTGACGCCCAGCTCCTCGTTGATCCGGCGGAGCAGGGCCAGCACCTCGCCGGTGGTGTCGGGGTCGAGCGCGCTGGTGGCCTCGTCGGCCAGCAGGATCCGCGGGGAGGCGGCGAGGGCGCGGGCGATTCCGACGCGCTGCTTCTGCCCGCCGGAGAGCTGCTCCGGATGACTGCGGGCCTTCTCGCTCAGCCCGACGAAGCGGAGCATCTCGTCCACGCGCGAGCGCTGCTCCGCCCTCGGCATGCCCGCGACCTGCAGCGGGTATGCGACGTTCTGGCGCACGGTCTTCGAGCCGAACAGGTTGAACTGCTGAAAGACCATGCCGATCCCGAGTCGCAGACGGCGCAGCTCCCGCTCGGGCAGCCCGACCGTCTCACGCCCGTCGATCTCGATGCTCCCGCTGGTGGCGGGCTCGAGGGCGTTGATCAGGCGGGCGAGCGTGCTCTTGCCGGCGCCGGAGTAGCCGATCACGCCGTAGACGTCACCCGCCTCGATCTCAAGGCTGACTCCGTCTACGGCCGTGGTCGGGGCCGCACGGCGCCCGCTGCCGGGGTACACCTTGTGCACGTCGGTCATCCGTA from Rathayibacter rathayi encodes the following:
- a CDS encoding methionine ABC transporter ATP-binding protein; the protein is MTDVHKVYPGSGRRAAPTTAVDGVSLEIEAGDVYGVIGYSGAGKSTLARLINALEPATSGSIEIDGRETVGLPERELRRLRLGIGMVFQQFNLFGSKTVRQNVAYPLQVAGMPRAEQRSRVDEMLRFVGLSEKARSHPEQLSGGQKQRVGIARALAASPRILLADEATSALDPDTTGEVLALLRRINEELGVTIVVITHEMDVVRRLATKVAVMESGRIVERGPVFDVFSAPREPVTRRFVSTVVRSVPSPAEAAVLRARHRGRLVTLSFSDDSASQGDVFAEVAAAGVPLELVYGGITDVRGRAFGHLTVALDAPDDDVDPLLARLSGHVALTEVPR
- a CDS encoding methionine ABC transporter permease, with the protein product MNELIPLLPKLRDATGETLYIVALSLVFGGLGGLLIGLGLALTRAGALFANRVVYGLLNVIVNVFRPIPFIIFIAAAQPLARLVVGTGIGPNAIVFTLSLGAAFGIGRIVEQNLLTVQPGVIEAARSVGASRFRIVRTVLLPEALGPLILGYTFVVVAVIDMSAVAGAIGAGGLGDFAIQYGYRQFEPVVTWAAVLVIVVIVQLVQLLGNILARHILRR